In the genome of Limanda limanda chromosome 15, fLimLim1.1, whole genome shotgun sequence, one region contains:
- the LOC133020871 gene encoding piggyBac transposable element-derived protein 3-like: protein MDASTLNRKRAGGLQTRLPPVDSDDSCLSDSDNSDEDLRPTPGDTSSSDEDSDRNHDAQMHARTQSAATARTRGQEVVWETVQQQDSATDIPIWQDALPVADETREPIQYFRDFFDADLLDTIVHQSNLYCMQTNPYNALLTLDPNELEQFIGTLVYMSVIHLPRSRMYWCSECRVAQVADSMSRDRWEEIKRFIHFNDNSNMAANNEDKLFKVRPIIDSLLQKCQDLPQDQMLSIDEQMVPFKARSSLKRYIPKKPHKWGYKIFVLCDTKGLVHSFDIYTGETDPVPGEPDIGASGNIVLKLAQAIHGACDHLLYVDSWFSSLELFAALANKGIPALGTVQQCHLRGCSFSTDTDMKKKGRGTFEEKRSVVDGVEIRAVKWFDKRGVYLARSFASAHPVSNIARWDRKLKQEVSVEFPHIINQYNKFMGGVDALDALMAYYPIQIRSKKYYQRLFFHFVDMVIVNSWLLYRRDCDSLDVPKKMQKDLLAFRASLAQALCMQGKDMARKKRGLPSSEVEREFARKKHRGPTKAIPTLEIRSDAIGHWPVVESMRQRCKLPNCKGQSVFRCSKCNVHLCLNKNKNCFQEFHK, encoded by the coding sequence ATGGATGCATCAACCCTCAACCGGAAGCGAGCTGGTGGACTTCAGACCCGGCTTCCACCTGTCGACAGCGATGACAGCTGTCTCAGTGACAGTGACAACAGCGATGAGGACCTCAGACCTACACCAGGTGATACAAGCAGCAGTGATGAAGACTCTGACAGAAATCATGATGCACAAATGCACGCAAGAACCCAATCAGCTGCTACTGCAAGGACAAGAGGGCAAGAGGTCGTTTGGGAGACGGTGCAACAACAGGACTCTGCAACAGACATTCCAATTTGGCAAGATGCTCTTCCTGTTGCTGATGAAACCAGAGAGCCCATCCAGTACTTCCGAGACTTTTTCGACGCTGATCTTTTGGATACTATAGTACACCAGAGTAATCTGTACTGCAtgcaaacaaatccatataatgCCCTCCTCACATTGGATCCAAATGAATTGGAGCAGTTTATTGGCACTTTAGTGTACATGAGTGTTATACACTTACCAAGGTCAAGAATGTACTGGTGCAGTGAATGTCGAGTAGCGCAGGTGGCTGATTCGATGTCCCGAGACAGATGGGAAGAAATTAAaagattcattcatttcaatgACAACAGCAACATGGCAGCCAACAATGAGGATAAGCTCTTCAAAGTGAGGCCAATTATTGATTCACTTCTCCAAAAATGTCAGGATCTCCCTCAAGATCAAATGTTGTCTATTGATGAACAAATGGTCCCTTTCAAAGCTAGATCTAGTCTAAAGCGATATATCCCCAAGAAGCCACACAAATGGGGATACAAAATCTTTGTGCTTTGTGATACAAAAGGCCTGGTGCATTCATTCGACATATATACAGGGGAAACTGATCCTGTACCTGGAGAACCTGACATTGGTGCAAGTGGAAACATTGTCCTAAAGCTTGCACAAGCCATTCATGGTGCCTGCGATCACCTATTATATGTTGACAGCTGGTTTTCTTCCTTGGAGTTGTTTGCTGCTCTTGCGAACAAGGGGATCCCAGCGCTTGGGACTGTGCAGCAATGTCACCTGCGAGGTTGCAGTTTCAGCACAGACACCGATATGAAGAAGAAGGGAAGAGGGACATTTGAAGAGAAAAGGAGTGTTGTCGACGGTGTAGAAATAAGAGCAGTCAAATGGTTTGACAAAAGAGGGGTGTACCTCGCCAGGTCTTTTGCCAGTGCCCATCCTGTTTCTAACATCGCAAGATGGGACAGAAAGTTGAAACAGGAGGTTTCTGTGGAATTCCCACACATCATCAACCAGTACAACAAGTTCATGGGCGGCGTGGATGCTCTTGATGCACTAATGGCATATTATCCCATCCAGATAAGGTCTAAAAAGTACTATCAAaggttattttttcattttgtcgATATGGTCATCGTAAACAGCTGGCTGTTATATCGACGTGATTGTGATTCACTGGATGTTCCAAAAAAGATGCAGAAGGATTTGCTTGCTTTTAGGGCATCACTAGCACAGGCACTCTGCATGCAAGGCAAAGACATGGCAAGGAAGAAGAGGGGGCTGCCCTCATCGGAAGTTGAAAGGGAATTTGCAAGAAAGAAACATCGAGGTCCAACTAAAGCAATTCCCACACTGGAAATCCGCTCCGATGCTATTGGTCACTGGCCAGTGGTTGAAAGTATGCGGCAACGCTGCAAACTCCCAAACTGCAAAGGCCAGTCTGTGTTCCGATGTTCCAAGTGCAATGTTCACCTTTGCCTCAACAAGAACAAAAACTGTTTCCAAGAGTTCCACAAGTGA
- the ciao2b gene encoding cytosolic iron-sulfur assembly component 2B, translated as MSAGSRLENANPVIFQRSGERLLTKTEEDEEAHDPIDDREIFDLIRSINDPEHPLSLEDLNVVEQVRVKVDDAGSSVGVKFTPTIPHCSMATLIGLSIKVKLLRSLPDRFKIDVQITPGTHASEEAVNKQLADKERVAAALENSSLLEVVNQCLTSRSI; from the exons ATGTCCGCGGGCAGCCGGCTGGAGAACGCGAACCCGGTGATCTTCCAGCGGTCCGGAGAGAGGCTGCTGACGAAGAccgaggaggatgaagaggctCACGACCCCATCGACGACAGAGAGATCTTCG ATCTGATCAGATCCATCAACGACCCGGAGCATCCTCTGTCTCTGGAGGACCTGAACGTGGTGGAGCAGGTCCGGGTCAAG GTTGATGATGCAGGCAGCTCGGTGGGTGTCAAGTTCACACCCACCATCCCTCACTGCAGCATGGCAACTCTCATCGGCCTGTCAATCAAAGTCAAGCTGCTGCGCTCGCTGCCCGACAGATTCAAA ATTGATGTCCAGATCACACCTGGGACTCACGCCTCAGAGGAAGCAG TGAACAAGCAGCTGGCCGACAAAGAGCGAGTGGCAGCAGCTCTGGAGAACTCCTCTCTGCTTGAGGTGGTGAACCAGTGTCTGACCAGCAGGAGCATCTGA